The sequence ACGGCAACACTCAACAAGCTCTTTTGGAATTTTTTCATTAATGACTACTCCTGAAGATAAATTTAAAAAGCGACCAAGATGGTCGAAAGTTGAATAGAACTTCCTTAAGCTGCCGCTGTTTTTTTGTCACCGGCGTTCTTTTTGGAAGAGGTGGTTTTTCGTGAGATGGTTTCGACTTTGCGCTGTTTCTCGTAAAGGAATGTCAGCACGGCGGAGCGCAAACGCATGTATTCAAGGTCTGATGCCAGTGAGACGCGATCCCTTGGACGCTCCAGCTCTACGGGCAGTATTTCTCCGATAGTAGCGGCAGGGCCGTTAGTCATCATCACGATGCGATCGGATAACAAAACGGCTTCATCAACATCGTGGGTAATCATAATCACGGTATTGTTTAAGTCGTTCTGAATTTCCATCAGCGAATCCTGCATATGGGCGCGTGTCAGTGCGTCCAGGGCGCCAAAGGGTTCATCCATCAGCAGTACGTCGGGTTGCATGGCCAGTGCCCGTGCAATACCGACACGCTGTTTCATGCCGCCGGAAATTTCATCGGGGCGTTTGTCCATAGCATGATCCATATGTACAAGTTTCAGGTTATGTTCAATCCACTCACGGGTTTCGGCTTTACTTTTTGACTTGCCAAATACCTGTTTAACAGCCAGCTCAACATTTTCGTAGGCCGACAACCAGGGCAACAGTGAATGATTCTGAAATACCACAGCGCGTTCCGGGCCCGGCTCGGAGACTTCCTTGCCGTTAAGAACTACCCCTCCACGGGATGCCTGATATAACCCTGCTACGATATTCAGCACGGTTGATTTGCCGCAGCCGGAGTGCCCGATCAAAGAGACAAACTCGCCTTTTTCAATCTTCAGGTCGACTTC is a genomic window of Pseudomonadales bacterium containing:
- a CDS encoding ABC transporter ATP-binding protein; protein product: MSTFLDITHVDMVFDTPKGPFTALKEVDLKIEKGEFVSLIGHSGCGKSTVLNIVAGLYQASRGGVVLNGKEVSEPGPERAVVFQNHSLLPWLSAYENVELAVKQVFGKSKSKAETREWIEHNLKLVHMDHAMDKRPDEISGGMKQRVGIARALAMQPDVLLMDEPFGALDALTRAHMQDSLMEIQNDLNNTVIMITHDVDEAVLLSDRIVMMTNGPAATIGEILPVELERPRDRVSLASDLEYMRLRSAVLTFLYEKQRKVETISRKTTSSKKNAGDKKTAAA